The Primulina huaijiensis isolate GDHJ02 chromosome 18, ASM1229523v2, whole genome shotgun sequence DNA window CCAACAACAGTGAATATATCAGATATTCCCAACAATATATACTGAGGAAGCAGCCAAAAGATGTTAAATTGCAAATCTTTGGACTCTCTTACCCTGTTTTTACTGGCCTCAAGTCTCCTCTTCTCAGTGACAGCAGCAACTACCATTGCCACAACCGACAAAAACATCCCGATTCCCATTCTCTGGAATATGGTGATCCCCTTTTCGTTTCTTGTCAATGCACGTACTAGGGGGATGAAGCATGTGTCATACAAGGGCATCAGAAGTATTATAGCCACGGTTATTGCACTCTGCAGGGCAGCTGGAGGAATCTTGAATTGAGTTCCGATGTTTCTCTTCATTGCCATGCCCTGTTTGGTGAAAAAAGTCGCCGGTTGTTGGAAAATTACAGCAAACAGTAGAAGCATTGACCAAACTGGCAGCAGTCGCAGAACGATCTTCACAGCTTCAAGTAATTGCTTGCGTTTATCTGGTTTTTTCATAAAGCCCTGAATTTCTTGATCAGAGTGTTGATTACAGAGTTCTTCACCTTGAAGTCTAAGAACACAAAATCTACTTATCATCAGCGAATCCTAGAAAAAGAAGCAagaaaagttttaaaatgataCATAAAATTGCTTACTCTAACTCAACCAAAGTGTACTCTTTACTAGGCAAACACCTCCCATAACGGATCATCTTTGAGAAAAGAGCTTTAGCTCCAACGACAATGTCTTCGAACTTCCCATCCGTGATCCTACCGTGCTTATGCATATAAAACCGGTTGCCGCAAAGAAACATGAGAATGGAAATCATCATAGCAAGAGTAGGAATAGAGAATCCAAGTCCCCAACCAAACGTGTCTTGGATGTAAGACATAACTGCAACGCCTAGTAGGCTACCACAGCAAACTCCAAAATACCAGCATTGGAAAAACACACTCTTCTTGTCTGAATTCTGATCGTTGTCATTAGTACAAGGTAACTCATCTTCATTATGCTCTGCTCCGAAAGCTTGCAGGGAAGGGTTATAACCCCCTTGTCCAAGTGAAATCATATAAAGAGACAAGGATAGGGATGAAGCCGAGCCTGGTTTGTTTGAATAAATCCAAGGCCATGTTAATGCCACAAGCCCCTAAGAAACATTTAACACTTAATTATTGTGTTGGTTATATGCGTAAGAGGAAAGCAAAATCATAATACGATCTACAATCATCATGATTTGGATATTTAAAGTCATCGATTCAAATTTAATTATCGAGATTTACTAAACAAAGATTGAATTATGGCTTGAGCACGTGAGTTCATTAAATGTGGTAAATTtctgtaaataaaataatttaaaacagaGAAAAGATATTTCATGTATGCAATTAATTCATTTGAGACAAAGCTTGCACGTTTATTTTCAAGCGTAGATAAGAAAACGAcgaaatgagtaattaattaatacGGCACTAACCGCAGCATAGAGAACCGAAGAAGCTAAAATTGTGGAGTATCTGTCCCAGTAGGAATCGGCCAGTGTCGCCACCAACAGCGGAAGCATCCACGTAAATCCAACCCAACTATTAACATATTTTGCGGCCGACGAATTGGTCATTTCCATAACATCCGTGAGATAGGACACCAAATTCGAAGCCACCCCTTTGAATGCAAATCTCTCCATTCCAGCTATCACTGTTTTCAACTTTCAAAACGAAACTCAACAAACAGGGAAATCCAAATAAAGATAACACACATTCTTGAAActgaacaaaaacaaaaaagaaccGGTCCTTGTATAAAAACCATGTTACGAGACGAAATCaacagaaaaataaataaatcgagAGCTAATTACCTATGAGGAGTATGCATGGTTTGCTGAGTGCCATTGGTGATTGCTTTAATTTGTGGGCTGAAACATGCATTATTTATGAACCATAGCTAGTATCGTGAGATCGAGGGAATTCACTCAAATTGgaaaacaaaacacaaaaatgaatTGGGTCACCTTTTGGTCGATTAATGGTACACTGGACAAACCACTAATTAAAAACagtctaaaatattttatggagaTATCAGATATGAGTGCCGACTACGTACGTCGAACATTAACTAATGCGAGAAAATTTCTTATTGGATAATTAGAAAGATCACaagtaattttatttatttatttatttatttatttatttatttatttatttattcccGTGTATGCATGGAAGTACATTTTcgattaattagagataagaaGAAGGTTTAGCAAGGATATATGAAGGTTTAGCAAGGATATATAGGGCCACTCCTTTCCACCAGTACCACTACTAAAAATGACCATTATTTTATCGtggaatttatttttatcactaTATTAATTAGTTGTTCAAGAAACTCCACAAAAtgggaaatattttattttgtacaaaaataaaaaaattggatgTAAGATAGGCAACTTAAAGTAACTTCATCAATCGATGAAAGCTTCTTCTCTACAATAAAccgatgatatatatatatatatatatatcattgatATGAAAATAAATGTATTCAAATTCCATTTACGGAATGTACATTTTGCTTATGCACGTCACTTTTCACGATATATTTGTTGTGGTTACGTGACTTGGAAATCACAATTGGATTTTAGTTTGACCCTAGCTCCATTATGCTgggaaataaataatatttacgtATCTGATCATAATCTTGATTATGGAAGTAAAAAATGAgagtgagagagagagagagaattgacaacgattatttatttttttttaaaatatatgttttaattattCACCTAAGCACAAATAGCCTACAAAGTGAAATACAGGCTAGGCATCCCATTTATATTTGGGCCGAACTTGGGTTCACAAGCCCACTTCAGTTGCCTTCTCACACTTTTCGCTTCTCTGATACAAAAATTGATGTATTGATCAACAATGTCTCATTTTTTATGCTCTACGTTCCATTCTGAACTCAAATCTCCTGAGCTACAGTTTTCCTTCCATGGCGATGCAGTCCCCATTGTTTCAATTCAAGTCTGTATCGACGAACCCAACAGCGTGTCACCTGAAAAAGTTCTCCCATTATCTTCCAAGAAACTCTACCCCGAAGTCACAACCTAACATATTCGAAATTCCCATTTTTGTTAATTCATCCATCGCACATgacaagaaaaaatcaaaactgTCTTATCCACGAGACTTTAACTGCAGTTTGTAAGCCTGTATTTCCATGGGAGAGATGAGGATGTCTCCTTCCTGAGCACCATCTCCGAAATGCTCTCCATAGCCAAGAGTCTCAGTATCGTCGTGCAAAAGATTTATAGATGTGGCTCTTGCATTTGTAACTGTAAGCCCTTCAAACATTTTGAACAGATTGATTGGTTCATCACACATAATCGAACATAGCAACCTGTCTTTCTGACAGTAAGCAGAATACCAGTGTCGTCGATGTAAGACGAGCACAAATTTGGGTTCCTCAAATGGCTGCTGAGAGTATTTCAAAGGCCGAGGGACCTTAAAGTTCACTATATGCAAATCACAGGGCAATGGAGTTGCTAGAGGTGAAAAGGATCTAGGAGGCGGCTGTACAAATATTTCCTCAGGTTTTTTACCAACAAATATGTGCAACGGATAGTTCAAATGAGCACCCATTAGATGAGAGAGTAGAGATGGGCTAAGTGGATTATCCAAAATGGCGACTGAAGGAGACGAAACATTGGATTCCACGAGGATGTGGAAAACTATGTTCATGGGACGGTTATCCATGACTCCTTGGCCAAGACCACGTCCATCATCTCTCACGAGTCTTCGATCGAGCATGATCTCCAACCATCCATTTTTTAAGCTCGCCACACCCAAAGACTGCTTAGTATGAACCGAGAAACGTTTTCCACTTGATTCTTGCATAAATGCAAGAGAGGGCATGGGATAGTAATTTCCCTGCAAGGGTATCTTGTCGTAAGTTTCCCTTCGGATCGTCTGGAAGCCATTCAGATCTGAGTAAAAGACTCTCCTGTTATCTACGTCAGTCTTGTATCTAGCAATTAGTTCTCTATCATTAAACTCAGGCCCCAGAAGCTCAACATGATACTCTTTCTCAATGACAAATTCTTGAATGGTGTTTTTACCATTATATATTCGGGTGCAATGGGAAATTGGGGAATTTTCTGTTGATGTCTTCGGATAAGAGTAAACTTCATGCACCAAAAGGCCCTCTGATACAATAATTTGTCCGCCAGTTCTGGTGATAGGCTCGGCTTCGCCGTTTGGTTTGAATAGGTATGCTCCACTCTCAGTGCTGGAGTACATGCTTATTTCCTCACCAAAAACAGTCGAGTGTCCGTCATTACCTTTGATTCTCTGCAGCAGACCAAGATTTACATCAAAGGTTAGTGTCTGGTGCCAATTTCCAATTTCAACTGTGTTACTTCCTAGATTAGCACAAGTGTATGGAGTGGGGCAAGATAACAGGTTTGACGGACTGGAAATTCTCAGAGTTGCCAGTTTGGCCTTCTCACATTGAACAAAACTGTTAGCGATATAATAAGTTTGCAAACCCATAGCAGGAACAGAAGCTTTCCAGTAAACACGATGCCTTcccgtaaatattttgcttttaTGATGTTGAATTTCAGGAGAGACCTGACCCTTGATACATGTCCAGTTTGTATCCAATATCGTCACATCTGGTCTATCAACAACCACCATGACCACCTCGTTCCTCATTTGCTCAAGAGGATTAAAAATGACCACGGTCTGCAGAGTTCCTTCACGAACAGTAATGGTTCGCAGCATTGGTTGAACGTCGTATTTAGATCTTATTTGTGCCGGTTCAAATAGTGCCAGGTTCTGATCACTTCTTTCATGATGAATTCCAAGCAGAACTTCAATAGCCTTGGACATGAAAATATGTAAATCTTGTAAAGACATATGCATTCGTGACCCATAGTCCTCAACCACGTGATCCTTAGCTGTTCCAGTCACACCATCATGATGCTGAAACAAAGCTAGATTCCGTCTAGCAGCTGTTAACTTGTGTGAAAACCCAGTGGGTAACTTCTCACACTGAACTCTCTGGCAGTATCCAAAGAGAAATGACAACATAATTTCAGAACCTCTAAGTGTTTGCTCCAAAACACGGTCAACAGCCTTGAAAAAAGGCCGGGAGACGTAATAGCCACTCCAGTAATCTTGATTTCTATCAGCATAAGTAAAGAAATCACCCGATAGAGAAGGAAAGCCCCGAATCTCACCAGAGCCAATTTCGTTGTTACGTGAATAATCTATTCTGGCAGCTTCGTCTCTCATTGTTTGGAAATATTCATCCAGAGTGCCAAATTTAGCTTCAGCGTTCAAGCTTGGATCAGAATTGATATAGTCGAATAACAATTGATAATTCCTGAATTGGGCTTCTGCTTCGTTGATGCTTATGTAGCGGAAATCGTCACCAAGAGGAACGAGAAGAGTATTAGTTCGGTAAAGTGTCGATTTTTTTCGATATTGATCCAATAATTTAACTGCTCTCTCCTTCACATTTTCGTGATTTGTCTCAACAGGATTATCTCCCCAAGGACAAGGCTCgtaaacgaaaccaggcattcGAGCAAAGTCGAATTGGCAACAAATAGCGGGCTCGGGTCCACAAGTATGTGGGATGTCATAAGAATAGAAAGGCATCATGTGAACAAAAATATCAGTTGTTTCCTCCGAATCCCAGCTCTGCCGCCACACATACTCCAAATTCTCATGCCACGCTAGCTCCTTCTTCAACTCATAATGCGTTCTCTGTATCAGCATGTTCTCAAAACCCATGCGGCGGAGAAGATATGCCATGGTGGGTGAATATCCGAATGGGTCAATTGACCAAGAATTTCTAGGAAAAACTCCAATAGTTTCATTCAACCACATATTTCCCTCTGTTATCTGAGGCATAGAGTGTAAActtgaattatattattaaaggAGTGGATAAGCAATAAACTAGAGTTTTATAAAATGATAAGTTTAGTCTCAACATAAACTAAAATGAACATTACCTGCTCTATTATAGCAAAATAATGAGAATTAGCCTGCAGAAAAGAGAGCGAACAAGCAATCAGTAAGATTAGGCTCATTGTtctttgtaaatatttaaaagcatgACCATTTCAATGAATCTCAAGTTACAAATGATTATGTGACAAAGCCTGCAGTTTAATCTATGTTGAGCCAATAAAAAGGAGAAGATCTACCTCGTCATTCATCACCCATCCACCACCAACGATTTCCAGCTGCCTGTTCCTTACTAAATTGACGAAGGATTCTCGTTTGACCTCTGAAGCATCCCTCCACCATCTCTCCAAGTACGACATCTCTTCCCATATAAACTTTCGTCTATTGTCCTACAGATTCAAAAAACTTGGACCATTTGAATTCAAACATTCCAAACTCATTTTAGCCAAAACCCCACCCAAATCATGCTTAAAAACCTCAGTCAACTATGATCTCAAACCATGTGCATCTTGTTACGGATCTTCAAATATGAGACGTAAACAGCCAAACATGAACAATGGCAAAAATTCGAGatatataaacaaaatcaaTCGAAAAACTGAGGTCCATTTTGATTCTAAACCTTAGAAAGCGTTTCCACGACGGTATCAAGAATATGCCTCGACTGCCGATCATAATACTCCTCAACAGTAAGCTTCCATCCTGGATCATTATGCGAATGCGGAACTACGAACACCTTCAGTTTCTCCTCATCCCACTCGTTCCCTTTGTAACCCACGTGCCACCCCTGTTTCCACGGGCCGCCATCCTCATCTGAGAACTGGATCTTATCGTAAAGCCCTTTGGTAGTAATATCTACAGCAGCTGGGAGAAGGCTGTCGTTTGAAGACTTAGGGACAACAGGTTTCCGGGAACGGGAAGGTCGGCCCCGGGGAGGGAGTAGGAGAGGTTTGGGGGCAGAGGTGAAACGGAAGAgaatgaagatgaagaagaggaACGTGAAACAGAGGCTGATCGTGAAGAAATTGGAGAGGATGAAGTCGCGAAAGGCGGCGGCGGTGCGCTTTCGCGGCTTGCGAGATTGCTTGTTGGCGGATTTGGTGGTTGGGAGATAGGAGGTTTGTGGCCAACCGCCGGCCCCGCGGCGGGAAGAAAATGGCATTCCGGTGAGATAGATTCTTATCAGGTGGTTCTTGTGTGGGAAATCAGGTAATTCAGAGATAATTAAGTTCAAACTCGAAAATCaacttaaattaataataataataataataaaaataaactcCACCTCAAATCCATATAGACATCAAACTCCATATAAAATCTGTAAAACTCGttacaaatttaaaaacatCGATTCAAATGTAAAAACTAGAATCAATGTGAAAAACTTGactgaaatatgaaaaattcgacaaaaatatgaaaaattcgATCTAAATTCGactcaaatatataaattcgACTTAAATAAGAAAATTTCGACCCT harbors:
- the LOC140964876 gene encoding protein NRT1/ PTR FAMILY 5.8-like translates to MHVSAHKLKQSPMALSKPCILLIVIAGMERFAFKGVASNLVSYLTDVMEMTNSSAAKYVNSWVGFTWMLPLLVATLADSYWDRYSTILASSVLYAAGLVALTWPWIYSNKPGSASSLSLSLYMISLGQGGYNPSLQAFGAEHNEDELPCTNDNDQNSDKKSVFFQCWYFGVCCGSLLGVAVMSYIQDTFGWGLGFSIPTLAMMISILMFLCGNRFYMHKHGRITDGKFEDIVVGAKALFSKMIRYGRCLPSKEYTLVELELQGEELCNQHSDQEIQGFMKKPDKRKQLLEAVKIVLRLLPVWSMLLLFAVIFQQPATFFTKQGMAMKRNIGTQFKIPPAALQSAITVAIILLMPLYDTCFIPLVRALTRNEKGITIFQRMGIGMFLSVVAMVVAAVTEKRRLEASKNRVRESKDLQFNIFWLLPQYILLGISDIFTVVGMQEFFYCEVPARMRTVGMALNTSVFGVGSFLSALLISVIEHLTTSGDGKNSWFSDDMDEARLDYYYWFLALSSATSLLSFVIFCKFFR
- the LOC140964351 gene encoding alpha-mannosidase 2-like, translating into MPFSSRRGAGGWPQTSYLPTTKSANKQSRKPRKRTAAAFRDFILSNFFTISLCFTFLFFIFILFRFTSAPKPLLLPPRGRPSRSRKPVVPKSSNDSLLPAAVDITTKGLYDKIQFSDEDGGPWKQGWHVGYKGNEWDEEKLKVFVVPHSHNDPGWKLTVEEYYDRQSRHILDTVVETLSKDNRRKFIWEEMSYLERWWRDASEVKRESFVNLVRNRQLEIVGGGWVMNDEANSHYFAIIEQITEGNMWLNETIGVFPRNSWSIDPFGYSPTMAYLLRRMGFENMLIQRTHYELKKELAWHENLEYVWRQSWDSEETTDIFVHMMPFYSYDIPHTCGPEPAICCQFDFARMPGFVYEPCPWGDNPVETNHENVKERAVKLLDQYRKKSTLYRTNTLLVPLGDDFRYISINEAEAQFRNYQLLFDYINSDPSLNAEAKFGTLDEYFQTMRDEAARIDYSRNNEIGSGEIRGFPSLSGDFFTYADRNQDYWSGYYVSRPFFKAVDRVLEQTLRGSEIMLSFLFGYCQRVQCEKLPTGFSHKLTAARRNLALFQHHDGVTGTAKDHVVEDYGSRMHMSLQDLHIFMSKAIEVLLGIHHERSDQNLALFEPAQIRSKYDVQPMLRTITVREGTLQTVVIFNPLEQMRNEVVMVVVDRPDVTILDTNWTCIKGQVSPEIQHHKSKIFTGRHRVYWKASVPAMGLQTYYIANSFVQCEKAKLATLRISSPSNLLSCPTPYTCANLGSNTVEIGNWHQTLTFDVNLGLLQRIKGNDGHSTVFGEEISMYSSTESGAYLFKPNGEAEPITRTGGQIIVSEGLLVHEVYSYPKTSTENSPISHCTRIYNGKNTIQEFVIEKEYHVELLGPEFNDRELIARYKTDVDNRRVFYSDLNGFQTIRRETYDKIPLQGNYYPMPSLAFMQESSGKRFSVHTKQSLGVASLKNGWLEIMLDRRLVRDDGRGLGQGVMDNRPMNIVFHILVESNVSSPSVAILDNPLSPSLLSHLMGAHLNYPLHIFVGKKPEEIFVQPPPRSFSPLATPLPCDLHIVNFKVPRPLKYSQQPFEEPKFVLVLHRRHWYSAYCQKDRLLCSIMCDEPINLFKMFEGLTVTNARATSINLLHDDTETLGYGEHFGDGAQEGDILISPMEIQAYKLQLKSRG